The proteins below are encoded in one region of Triticum aestivum cultivar Chinese Spring chromosome 1B, IWGSC CS RefSeq v2.1, whole genome shotgun sequence:
- the LOC123110993 gene encoding uncharacterized protein, whose translation MPCTESRPQRTPVPPGDALRRIQAAAHPSPHPLRLAQQEWTLPTVNAMATMGWAALYHTTPRRSDPRCLDLLSIVPAMDPMSPSSPPPLVPPLRYQHRDVQQGDKGARVNALLPSSDMCSAHLAMLQSHPLVAPIIHCVAGVWRSPHLQRGQLVARLVRFIGVRYSLLFGKTKKAL comes from the exons ATGCCCTGCACCGAATCCAGGCCGCAGCGCACCCCCGTGCCCCCTGGCGACGCCCTGCGCCGGATCCAGGCCGCGGcgcacccctccccccaccccctccgccTGGCTCAGCAAGAGTGGACGCTGCCTACCGTCAACGCGATGGCTACCATGGGATGGGCGGCACTCTACCACACAACTCCGCGCAGGTCAGATCCGAGATGCCTCGACCTTCTCTCCATCGTCCCCGCCATGGATCCAATGagtccatcatcaccaccaccccTCGTCCCTCCTTTGCGATATCAACACCGGGACGTCCAGCAGGGCGACAAGGGTGCCCGGGTCAATGCCCTCCTGCCCTCCTCTGACATGTGCAGTGCACACCTTGCCATGCTGCAAAGTCATCCACTCGTTGCACCCATCATCCATTGTGTAGCCGGAGTTTGGCGCAGCCCACATCTCCAGCGGGGGCAGCTCGTGGCCCGCCTGG TTCGCTTCATCGGCGTCCGCTATTCACTTCTTTTTGGAAAAACAAAAAAAGCTCTTTAA